From Algoriphagus sp. NG3, the proteins below share one genomic window:
- a CDS encoding carboxypeptidase regulatory-like domain-containing protein, with translation MNKLVLVLVAAAFTLLLTHCAPYQPEGQGVVGKVTWLEGNQMPTIIEEGKKNKRTTVGEPVKRTVRVYPLITISDVTLEDRLFKSVAAKPITEVETDENGQYTVNLSPGRYSILTVEEGGLFASVFDGEGNIQPVTVKEKEWTLLDVVVNYKAAF, from the coding sequence ATGAACAAACTAGTACTAGTACTTGTAGCTGCAGCCTTCACCTTACTTCTTACACATTGTGCTCCTTACCAACCTGAGGGACAAGGGGTAGTAGGAAAAGTCACTTGGCTCGAAGGCAACCAGATGCCTACCATTATAGAAGAGGGAAAGAAAAATAAGAGAACTACCGTGGGAGAACCTGTGAAAAGAACCGTCAGAGTCTATCCATTGATTACCATCTCTGATGTCACCCTGGAAGACAGGCTATTCAAATCCGTGGCTGCAAAGCCAATTACAGAGGTAGAAACTGACGAGAACGGTCAATACACGGTCAACTTAAGTCCGGGAAGGTATTCCATCCTCACTGTGGAAGAAGGTGGACTTTTTGCAAGTGTCTTTGACGGAGAGGGAAATATCCAGCCTGTCACTGTGAAAGAAAAAGAATGGACATTGCTAGATGTGGTGGTGAACTACAAGGCAGCATTTTGA
- a CDS encoding sigma-70 family RNA polymerase sigma factor codes for MFSRVNFSTETGLIQGCLKGDRMAQRHLYDQYSGKFLAICIRYLKDREHAEDVMIEGFMKIFEKLPQFQAKGSFEGWMKRIIVTQALMTLRSHRHLMMEINMENDTEYKDHNYELNHMETEDLMRMVENLPVGYRTVFNLYAIEGFSHQEIADLLGITESTSKSQLNRARNTLKEKIASQTPKERRING; via the coding sequence ATGTTCAGCAGAGTCAATTTTTCAACCGAAACAGGATTAATACAAGGATGCCTCAAAGGCGACCGGATGGCACAGCGCCACCTGTATGATCAGTATTCGGGAAAATTCTTGGCCATCTGCATCCGGTACCTAAAAGACCGGGAACATGCCGAAGATGTGATGATAGAGGGATTTATGAAAATCTTCGAAAAACTCCCCCAGTTTCAAGCCAAGGGCAGTTTCGAAGGCTGGATGAAACGCATCATCGTCACGCAAGCGCTCATGACGCTGAGAAGTCACCGTCACCTGATGATGGAGATCAACATGGAAAATGACACCGAGTACAAGGATCATAACTATGAACTCAATCATATGGAAACCGAAGATCTGATGAGAATGGTAGAAAACCTCCCTGTGGGATATAGGACAGTTTTCAATCTCTACGCCATCGAAGGTTTCTCACACCAGGAGATTGCTGATCTCTTGGGGATAACAGAAAGCACTTCAAAATCCCAGCTCAACCGGGCCAGGAATACGCTGAAGGAAAAAATTGCCAGTCAAACACCAAAAGAAAGGAGAATCAATGGCTAA
- a CDS encoding PspC domain-containing protein, giving the protein MKKTISINISGILFHIEEDGYDTLRKYLDAINRHFSSYKDNQEIISDIENRIAEIFLSNLKNNKQVITAENVDKLIEKMGTIADFASVEEEKVALEDEEENTSQDQDFYKYVTPPDAGKKGYKKLMRLENRKILGGVCAGIAHYFTIDPLWTRLIAILLLFSGNLRFNFGFMDIWPFDNFRLNLSFGLFAAVAYIVLWIILPVSYEIEEDKNIKKLYRNPDDKVLGGVASGLAAYFGVEVIYTRLALVLLILAGGSGFLIYLILWIITPVASSITERIRMKGGEITLDNIDSTIKENINPIPKAPESKTRQILLTPFRIIGQIIEAIGSALGPLGRLFLNVIRVIFGLFVFFVGLGLTITPLFSLALYMGVFTNDDYRVLMDNFPVELFSNLVSIWLVIGASFLLIIPGIIIILLGLSVLMQKNLIGARFGFVALGLWLLCVGICAFQVPLIVAQFKEENWHKIEQTVPVTDGIMILRINSIGEESTFNNVNLKLEGTSDSLVTLREDFFSRGKTKAEAMNNAKMIGYNYSVLDSIITFDEGYDISNIDKFRDQKLNLFLQIPYDKPFIMERSLLEILRNTIYKNGYKSSDLSQNTVWAFNRQGLVCLTCKEEVNQEQDDREEEISEGVNFEVEAPDTGEYDREQLDSISKSKFKEKQQDTSVVVD; this is encoded by the coding sequence ATGAAAAAGACGATAAGTATAAACATCAGTGGGATTCTTTTCCACATCGAAGAAGACGGGTATGACACGCTCCGCAAATACTTGGATGCGATCAACCGCCACTTTTCTTCCTATAAAGACAACCAGGAAATCATTTCTGATATAGAAAACCGTATCGCAGAGATTTTCCTGAGCAACCTGAAAAACAACAAGCAGGTGATCACAGCCGAAAACGTGGATAAGCTCATTGAAAAAATGGGGACTATTGCGGATTTTGCTTCTGTAGAAGAGGAGAAGGTAGCATTGGAGGATGAGGAGGAAAACACCTCCCAAGATCAGGACTTCTATAAATATGTAACACCTCCGGATGCAGGCAAAAAAGGCTATAAAAAGCTGATGCGCCTAGAAAACCGGAAAATTCTGGGTGGGGTATGTGCTGGTATAGCGCATTACTTTACCATAGATCCGCTTTGGACTAGGCTGATCGCTATCCTATTGCTGTTTTCAGGCAATCTCAGGTTCAATTTTGGATTTATGGATATCTGGCCATTCGACAACTTTAGGCTTAACCTGAGCTTTGGGCTTTTTGCAGCAGTGGCTTATATCGTTTTGTGGATCATACTCCCTGTGTCTTATGAGATCGAGGAAGATAAAAACATCAAAAAACTATACCGTAATCCTGACGATAAAGTCTTAGGTGGTGTAGCTAGTGGTTTGGCGGCATATTTCGGTGTGGAAGTGATCTATACCCGCTTGGCTCTAGTACTATTGATCTTGGCCGGTGGATCAGGGTTTCTTATCTACCTTATCCTTTGGATCATCACGCCGGTAGCAAGTTCCATCACTGAACGTATCCGGATGAAAGGCGGGGAAATTACGCTGGATAATATAGATTCTACAATCAAGGAAAATATCAATCCCATTCCAAAAGCCCCTGAGTCCAAGACCAGGCAGATTCTATTGACTCCTTTTAGGATAATCGGCCAGATCATCGAGGCAATAGGAAGTGCATTGGGGCCATTGGGCAGACTCTTTCTGAATGTGATCCGGGTTATTTTCGGCTTATTTGTCTTCTTTGTAGGCTTGGGCCTCACCATCACTCCATTATTCAGTCTGGCTTTATATATGGGCGTATTTACCAACGATGATTACAGGGTACTTATGGATAATTTCCCAGTGGAGCTTTTCTCCAACCTGGTTTCCATATGGCTGGTAATCGGTGCTTCCTTTCTTCTGATTATTCCAGGGATCATTATCATCTTACTTGGACTGAGCGTGTTGATGCAAAAGAACCTCATAGGTGCACGGTTTGGTTTTGTAGCACTGGGATTGTGGTTACTCTGTGTAGGTATATGTGCTTTCCAGGTTCCGCTGATCGTAGCCCAGTTCAAAGAAGAAAACTGGCATAAAATAGAGCAAACCGTACCTGTAACGGACGGAATCATGATCCTGAGGATAAACTCTATCGGGGAAGAGTCTACCTTCAACAACGTGAATCTTAAGCTGGAAGGCACTTCTGATTCATTGGTGACCCTCCGGGAGGATTTCTTCTCCAGAGGAAAAACCAAGGCAGAAGCTATGAACAATGCCAAAATGATAGGTTATAATTATTCAGTGCTGGATTCCATAATCACCTTTGATGAAGGATATGATATCTCCAACATTGATAAATTCCGGGATCAAAAGCTGAATCTTTTCCTTCAGATCCCTTACGACAAACCCTTTATCATGGAACGCTCACTGCTGGAAATCCTTAGAAACACGATTTATAAAAATGGGTACAAATCCAGTGACCTATCCCAGAATACGGTGTGGGCCTTTAACAGGCAAGGTTTGGTCTGCCTCACTTGCAAAGAAGAAGTAAATCAGGAGCAAGATGATCGGGAAGAGGAAATTTCGGAAGGAGTTAATTTCGAGGTGGAAGCGCCAGATACTGGAGAATATGATAGAGAACAACTAGACAGTATCAGTAAATCAAAATTCAAGGAGAAACAGCAAGACACTTCCGTGGTAGTAGACTAA
- a CDS encoding C25 family cysteine peptidase: MIKNLLFAFLIFLSFTGSVLAQQPVWYNYNQTYYKIPTAADGIHRIPASSLSSSGINLSTIDPRNIRLYHRGVEVAIHIEGETDGRFDPQDYLEFYGKRNDGTLDKLLYTDFDQIPNPYFNTTSDTTAFFLTITNGGGGKRMNLRPAPEPALPSATTYASEKLLTLSEQYSLGISYALGFRLSKYDQGQGWMSSVVSKGNTRQLTFEGLGTKANSGLAKLEIGLVGRSFNAHSTRILAGPTAANQRLISTVSSKDFESTQLMLELNMNDFSADGSIVIGVNSAGSESTDNVSVAFAKITFQKALASGDFSSELFISPPGNQRIQLSQLTGNYAAMEVSDPVNPQKVQLSGAGQTRSFRAAIPGDSSKIWVQNEAEIISVLSLDPVRFRNYLAQPANYLLVGHQVLEQPTGKFDNPLKAYAAHRASPLGGGFDTLSVKVEDLYNQFSYGEYTPLAIYEFLRAYYPVHKPTHLLFAGRSLAMYSTSRVGGVTYFYRNNPDVFTFKDLIPAGGFPFSDNSYTIGLDPSKPAVPALAVGRIPARNSQHLADYLSKAIEKDAVGISDSWQKEIIHLSGGVSEFELERYFNFMNGFKTIAEGLYLGGKVNTYRKRSNSTVEVIDITGDLNEGRSMLTFFGHGAPTVIDIEIGFASDPTLNYQNKGKYPVMLFNGCDYGSAFGNSYTQGEDWVITPDKGAVSVLANSAIGVDVYLRRYSDMFYRNAFADSTLIYRTLGEVKREAEEEYVDAYGTSPLSFSHMEQMINYGDPGVRIFPADKADYSLKAEEVSLDSFDEVPVSVLSDSLKLSFVLRNIGRVDTDSLEYKVTRKFPDASTESFAAVRIPYIARLDSLFFTIPNTGRNSAGENTFTIEVNPTKEVKEMTFANNVVSYTKFIPLSGTLNLYPLEYGIVSGEETVLMAQIPGKSTEDRTVIIQLDTAASFTSAYRREVRVTTRGLAEMKLPLTAFSDSTTFYWRSKYQEAKPGETDAWTNSSFSFIPSGPDGWTQRTSYQLGEDQLTNLEIRESDRSWKYTEIQEKVEVFTVGAGVDSLSFRNTQFYLNQIPQIIDNVNNANSRLCPNGSLGLVAFEQKSLMPYLAIPVPGFDILDSRACGRVPQMIQSIQNSRITTPGQTMLVEYVDNVPEGDYVVIFSVGNVTFEAWPDIAIEKLKEFGASEATLRALKTGDPYILYGKKGMRPGEAIEIVGDKTMEVPASQQTLSFDTELSGYLTSGMILTPRVGPASSWERFFQHVNTRNWINEEERTYFDIIGVKENGEEDLLIGNTYDKELDLSFINTATYPYLKLRYSMDDPESTAPAQLNKWQVNYTGVPEGVLILKSAKDQVNLREGETGLLELQFKNISKYNFLDSIQVDWKMTNLSSKRVEEFSKKFPALKAGEAFDFTIEFSSIGKAGENSLEVFANPRIQREQTFRNNQVDMGPYFLVEGDNSTALLDVSFDGLYIMDGDIVSPNVMITALLKNDQTLLYKKDTVGLDLYLKRNCETCDFERVSFSNPNLTWTPASEDEDFKVSLIPGPLEDGIYTLRIANEDSSEPYEITFEVINESQITNFYPYPNPFSTSVRFVFTVTGMEVPDEIKIQIMTVTGKVVREILQYELGPIRIGNNLTEYAWDGKDEFGDQLANGVYIYRVMVRKNGQFMEHRPTAGDKAFKKGYGKMYLLR; this comes from the coding sequence ATGATAAAAAATCTACTTTTCGCTTTTCTGATATTCCTGTCCTTTACCGGATCTGTACTGGCCCAGCAGCCTGTTTGGTATAATTACAACCAGACCTATTACAAAATCCCTACAGCCGCAGACGGCATCCACCGCATCCCCGCTTCATCCCTAAGTAGCTCCGGAATCAATCTGAGCACCATAGATCCCCGAAATATCCGTCTCTATCACCGAGGTGTAGAAGTCGCTATCCATATTGAGGGAGAAACTGACGGGAGGTTTGATCCACAAGATTACCTAGAATTCTATGGAAAACGGAATGACGGGACACTGGATAAGCTACTCTATACTGACTTTGATCAGATTCCCAATCCCTATTTCAACACTACTTCTGATACCACGGCTTTTTTCCTGACCATCACAAATGGTGGAGGAGGCAAGCGTATGAATCTCCGCCCTGCGCCAGAGCCAGCTTTGCCATCGGCAACTACTTATGCATCAGAAAAATTGCTTACCCTTAGCGAACAGTATTCTTTGGGAATTTCCTATGCCTTGGGCTTTAGACTGTCTAAATATGATCAGGGACAAGGCTGGATGTCCTCAGTGGTTTCAAAGGGGAATACGAGACAGCTCACTTTTGAGGGATTAGGTACAAAAGCAAATTCCGGTCTAGCAAAACTTGAAATCGGGCTGGTAGGAAGATCATTTAATGCGCATAGCACCAGGATCTTGGCAGGGCCTACTGCTGCAAATCAGCGTTTAATTTCGACAGTCTCCAGCAAGGACTTTGAATCCACACAGCTTATGCTGGAGTTGAACATGAATGACTTCAGTGCCGATGGAAGTATAGTAATCGGTGTGAATTCTGCAGGTTCGGAATCCACGGATAATGTATCTGTCGCTTTCGCAAAAATCACTTTTCAGAAAGCCCTGGCCTCCGGGGATTTCAGCTCAGAGCTGTTTATTTCTCCTCCTGGCAATCAAAGAATTCAGCTTTCCCAATTGACTGGCAATTATGCTGCGATGGAAGTTTCTGATCCTGTGAATCCACAGAAAGTCCAACTCAGTGGTGCCGGCCAAACCCGCTCTTTTAGAGCTGCAATTCCGGGAGATTCCAGCAAAATCTGGGTTCAAAATGAAGCGGAAATCATTTCGGTTTTATCGCTTGATCCGGTGAGATTCAGGAATTACCTTGCCCAGCCTGCCAATTATCTTCTAGTAGGCCATCAAGTATTGGAGCAGCCCACCGGCAAATTTGACAATCCGCTGAAAGCCTATGCGGCACATAGGGCTTCCCCGCTGGGCGGTGGTTTTGACACCCTGAGTGTGAAGGTGGAGGATCTGTATAATCAATTTTCCTATGGAGAGTATACTCCCCTGGCGATCTACGAATTTTTACGGGCATATTATCCGGTTCACAAACCCACACATCTACTCTTTGCCGGAAGGTCATTGGCGATGTACTCTACCTCCCGGGTGGGAGGCGTCACGTATTTTTATAGAAACAATCCTGATGTTTTCACTTTTAAGGATTTGATTCCGGCAGGAGGATTTCCCTTCTCGGACAATAGCTATACGATTGGTCTCGATCCTTCCAAACCTGCTGTCCCTGCTCTGGCTGTGGGGAGAATACCTGCCCGGAATTCACAGCATCTGGCGGATTACCTCAGTAAAGCAATAGAAAAAGATGCCGTGGGAATATCGGACTCCTGGCAAAAGGAAATTATCCATCTCAGTGGAGGTGTATCCGAATTCGAACTGGAGCGCTATTTTAATTTCATGAATGGTTTCAAGACCATTGCCGAAGGCCTATATCTTGGAGGGAAAGTAAATACGTATAGAAAACGGTCAAATTCAACCGTGGAAGTAATCGATATCACAGGGGATCTGAATGAGGGAAGGTCTATGCTCACTTTTTTTGGGCATGGAGCACCTACAGTGATCGATATCGAGATCGGTTTTGCTTCGGATCCTACGCTGAATTACCAAAATAAAGGGAAATACCCCGTCATGCTCTTTAATGGATGCGACTACGGAAGTGCCTTTGGGAATAGCTATACCCAGGGGGAAGATTGGGTGATTACCCCAGACAAAGGTGCTGTCTCAGTTCTTGCCAATTCGGCGATAGGGGTAGATGTCTATCTACGTAGATACTCTGATATGTTTTATAGAAATGCTTTTGCCGATAGTACGCTGATTTACCGCACGCTGGGAGAAGTGAAGCGGGAAGCGGAGGAGGAGTATGTGGATGCTTATGGGACAAGTCCACTGTCATTTTCCCATATGGAGCAGATGATCAACTATGGAGATCCCGGAGTGAGGATTTTTCCTGCCGATAAAGCTGATTACTCGCTAAAAGCTGAGGAGGTGTCTTTGGATAGTTTTGATGAAGTACCTGTTTCCGTACTTTCTGATAGTTTGAAATTAAGCTTTGTCCTGAGAAATATTGGAAGGGTAGATACAGACTCTTTAGAATATAAAGTGACGAGAAAGTTTCCTGATGCGAGTACAGAATCTTTTGCCGCAGTCAGGATCCCATACATTGCCAGGTTAGATTCACTCTTTTTCACCATACCTAATACAGGACGTAATTCAGCCGGGGAAAACACCTTTACCATAGAGGTGAATCCTACCAAGGAGGTGAAGGAAATGACCTTCGCCAACAACGTAGTGTCGTATACCAAATTTATTCCTTTGAGTGGCACGTTGAACCTTTATCCGCTGGAGTATGGAATTGTCAGTGGAGAAGAGACGGTGTTAATGGCTCAGATTCCAGGCAAAAGCACCGAAGACCGTACGGTAATTATCCAGCTGGACACGGCAGCATCTTTCACTTCCGCCTACCGCAGGGAAGTGCGTGTCACTACCCGGGGATTGGCTGAGATGAAGCTCCCTTTGACGGCATTTTCGGATAGTACCACCTTCTACTGGAGATCCAAATACCAGGAAGCCAAACCCGGTGAAACGGATGCTTGGACGAATTCTAGCTTCTCCTTTATCCCCTCCGGCCCGGATGGATGGACGCAGCGCACTAGCTATCAGCTCGGGGAAGATCAATTGACAAATCTGGAAATCAGGGAGTCGGACAGGAGTTGGAAGTACACAGAAATCCAAGAAAAGGTGGAAGTATTCACTGTAGGGGCAGGAGTGGATTCGCTTTCATTCCGCAATACGCAATTTTACCTCAATCAGATTCCCCAGATTATCGACAATGTGAACAATGCCAACAGCCGCCTGTGCCCTAACGGGTCTTTGGGCCTGGTAGCTTTTGAACAAAAAAGCCTGATGCCTTATCTGGCTATTCCGGTTCCCGGGTTTGATATTCTGGATTCCAGAGCTTGCGGACGGGTGCCACAAATGATCCAGAGTATCCAAAATTCCAGGATTACCACACCCGGGCAGACCATGCTGGTAGAGTATGTGGATAATGTCCCGGAAGGGGATTATGTGGTGATTTTCTCGGTAGGCAATGTGACGTTCGAAGCCTGGCCGGATATTGCGATAGAGAAATTAAAAGAATTTGGTGCCAGTGAAGCAACACTCAGAGCATTGAAAACGGGGGATCCCTACATTCTATATGGTAAGAAAGGGATGCGTCCCGGGGAGGCAATAGAAATAGTCGGGGACAAAACCATGGAAGTGCCGGCTTCCCAGCAGACGCTTTCTTTTGACACCGAACTTAGCGGCTACCTGACTTCTGGGATGATTTTGACGCCAAGAGTAGGGCCGGCCTCCTCTTGGGAGCGCTTTTTCCAACATGTGAATACCAGAAACTGGATCAATGAAGAGGAGAGGACTTACTTTGATATCATTGGTGTAAAAGAGAATGGGGAGGAAGACCTGCTGATAGGGAATACCTACGATAAGGAACTTGATCTGTCCTTTATCAACACGGCGACTTACCCGTACTTGAAACTGCGCTACAGCATGGATGACCCGGAGTCCACAGCTCCTGCTCAGCTGAATAAGTGGCAGGTGAACTATACCGGAGTACCGGAGGGAGTATTGATCCTGAAGTCAGCGAAAGATCAGGTCAATCTGCGGGAAGGGGAAACCGGGCTTTTGGAACTGCAATTCAAGAATATCTCCAAATATAATTTTCTGGATTCTATTCAGGTAGATTGGAAAATGACCAATCTGAGCAGCAAGAGGGTGGAGGAGTTTTCAAAGAAATTCCCTGCGCTGAAAGCCGGTGAGGCATTTGATTTTACTATTGAGTTCAGTTCCATTGGCAAAGCCGGGGAGAACAGTTTGGAGGTTTTCGCCAATCCTAGAATTCAGCGGGAGCAGACGTTCCGCAACAACCAGGTGGATATGGGGCCTTACTTTTTGGTAGAAGGGGATAATTCCACTGCTTTGCTGGATGTGAGCTTTGACGGATTATATATCATGGATGGGGATATAGTCTCACCTAATGTGATGATTACCGCATTGCTGAAAAATGACCAGACACTGCTGTATAAAAAAGATACGGTGGGATTGGATTTGTATCTGAAGCGGAACTGTGAAACCTGCGACTTTGAGCGCGTCAGTTTCTCCAATCCAAACCTGACTTGGACACCAGCTTCAGAAGACGAGGACTTCAAAGTTTCGCTGATTCCCGGGCCATTGGAAGATGGGATTTATACCCTTCGCATAGCAAATGAAGATTCTTCGGAGCCTTATGAGATTACCTTTGAGGTGATCAATGAGTCCCAGATCACCAATTTCTATCCATATCCGAATCCATTTAGTACTTCTGTGCGCTTCGTGTTTACGGTGACGGGTATGGAAGTACCCGATGAGATCAAGATCCAGATCATGACAGTGACGGGTAAGGTCGTTCGGGAGATTTTGCAGTATGAGCTAGGGCCTATACGCATAGGGAATAATCTGACAGAATACGCCTGGGACGGCAAAGATGAATTTGGTGACCAGCTCGCAAACGGCGTGTACATCTACCGGGTGATGGTACGCAAAAACGGCCAATTCATGGAGCATAGACCAACTGCCGGGGATAAGGCTTTCAAGAAGGGCTATGGGAAGATGTATTTGTTGAGGTGA
- a CDS encoding PorV/PorQ family protein, translated as MKYNIRGQFFIFILLCCWAAPLFAQDLAPKYSNEFLNIGVGARALGMGGAQVSAVRDVTAAYWNPAALMGVQHKYEFSLMHAEYFAGVAQYDYLSFTTPIKDQSQVAVSLIRFGVDDIPDTRFLYDANGALNYNNIQFFNAADYALLLSYARDLSDKFKVGMNAKVIHRNVGKFAQAWGFGLDVGGIYIKDRLTLGVVVRDITTTFNAWSHNAELVRDIYAQTDNEIPVNSVELTLPRAIPSMTYSFQIGKQFSLLTTVDLEMTFDGQRNTVISTPLLSIDPRIGLEAGFQKIAFLRAGIGNFQYIKDFQGKESLNMQPSMGIGVFISERFQIDYALTDIGNVSETPYSHVFSVKVSLEKLEADFRKFKSWTDK; from the coding sequence GTGAAATATAATATCAGAGGTCAATTTTTTATTTTCATTCTTCTGTGCTGCTGGGCAGCCCCACTCTTTGCGCAGGATTTGGCACCCAAGTATTCCAACGAATTTTTAAATATAGGAGTAGGTGCAAGAGCTTTGGGAATGGGGGGGGCACAGGTGTCTGCCGTACGTGATGTCACTGCCGCCTACTGGAATCCCGCTGCATTGATGGGAGTACAGCATAAATATGAGTTTAGCCTGATGCACGCTGAGTATTTTGCCGGGGTGGCCCAGTACGATTACCTGTCCTTTACCACACCTATCAAAGATCAAAGTCAGGTAGCCGTTTCCTTGATCCGTTTTGGAGTGGATGATATTCCCGATACAAGGTTTCTGTACGATGCCAATGGAGCATTGAATTATAATAATATCCAGTTTTTCAATGCGGCTGACTATGCTTTGCTTTTGAGCTATGCTAGGGATCTTTCTGACAAATTCAAAGTGGGGATGAACGCCAAAGTCATTCACCGGAATGTGGGGAAATTCGCCCAGGCATGGGGGTTTGGACTGGATGTGGGAGGGATCTACATCAAAGATAGGTTGACTCTTGGCGTCGTAGTCCGGGACATCACTACCACCTTCAATGCCTGGTCTCACAATGCCGAACTGGTCAGGGATATCTATGCACAGACTGATAATGAAATTCCGGTCAACTCTGTAGAACTCACCCTCCCTAGGGCTATTCCCAGCATGACATACAGTTTTCAGATCGGGAAGCAATTCAGTCTTTTGACCACAGTGGATTTGGAAATGACCTTTGACGGGCAGAGAAATACAGTGATCAGTACCCCATTATTGAGCATAGACCCAAGAATTGGCTTGGAAGCAGGTTTTCAGAAAATTGCCTTTCTGCGGGCTGGAATAGGTAATTTTCAATACATCAAGGATTTTCAAGGGAAGGAAAGCCTGAATATGCAACCCAGCATGGGGATCGGTGTATTTATCAGTGAGCGCTTTCAGATTGACTATGCACTGACCGATATTGGTAATGTATCGGAAACACCCTATTCCCATGTATTCAGTGTAAAAGTAAGTCTGGAGAAACTGGAAGCTGATTTTAGGAAATTTAAAAGCTGGACAGACAAATGA
- a CDS encoding PadR family transcriptional regulator translates to MNVANTQIQMRKGLLEFCVLHIISRGEVYTSDLIEELTQAQMIVVEGTLYPLLNRLKSASLVEYRWVESESGPPRKYYSITEEGKDFLSTLSTTWESLVNSTLLITSKN, encoded by the coding sequence ATGAATGTCGCCAATACACAGATTCAAATGCGCAAAGGACTCTTGGAGTTTTGCGTATTGCATATCATATCCAGGGGCGAAGTATATACCTCAGATCTGATCGAAGAGCTCACACAAGCCCAGATGATTGTGGTAGAAGGTACATTATACCCCCTACTCAACCGTCTGAAATCTGCCTCCCTGGTAGAATACCGCTGGGTGGAATCCGAATCCGGCCCTCCCAGGAAGTACTACTCAATTACTGAAGAAGGCAAGGATTTTCTAAGTACGCTTTCCACCACATGGGAATCACTAGTCAATTCCACTCTTCTAATCACCTCAAAGAATTGA
- a CDS encoding MBL fold metallo-hydrolase, producing the protein MNVSVKFLGAAGSVTGSRYLLDLGDFEFLIDCGLFQGRKELRRRNWDKFPMPPKDVEAVVLTHAHMDHIGYLPKLVKDGFSGPIYCTAATAEIAKILLLDAGKLKEEEAEYAKKKGYSKHENPEALYTVEDAEAVFPLLKPQEFKKPFTIHPSVEVTYYHAGHILGAAITKVVIKGELQTKKLVFSGDLGRYHDPLLYPPTLIPEADLVWIESTYGDRISTAVKPEEELAAAINDIFSRDGLAIIPAFAVGRTQLLMYYLYQLIKKGKIPNVPIYLDSPMAINVSQLYREFHQDHQLIAVLEDTDHHPFQHSNLHYIRKQEQSRMLNDLKEKAIIISASGMATGGRVLHHLMHHLPNERNGVIFVGYQAEGTRGRRLVNGESGIRIFGQEVPVKAKVYNVEGLSAHADQNELMEWAEGFSVKPKLAFMIHGEEKSATVLAEKLKKELGWNTVIPNYLESFMLFEGI; encoded by the coding sequence ATGAATGTTAGTGTGAAATTTTTAGGTGCTGCAGGATCTGTGACCGGTTCACGGTATTTACTGGATCTAGGAGATTTTGAATTCTTGATCGATTGTGGGCTTTTTCAAGGAAGAAAAGAACTCAGACGCAGAAATTGGGACAAATTCCCCATGCCTCCCAAAGATGTAGAAGCAGTGGTACTCACCCATGCCCACATGGATCATATAGGCTATCTTCCCAAGTTGGTTAAGGATGGGTTTTCTGGGCCTATTTACTGCACCGCAGCGACAGCAGAAATTGCAAAAATCCTGCTTCTGGACGCTGGCAAACTAAAGGAGGAAGAAGCAGAATATGCCAAGAAAAAAGGCTATTCCAAACACGAAAATCCTGAGGCACTTTACACAGTAGAAGATGCAGAAGCTGTCTTTCCGCTGCTGAAGCCACAGGAATTCAAAAAACCTTTTACTATTCACCCCTCCGTAGAAGTGACTTATTATCATGCCGGTCATATTCTGGGCGCAGCCATCACCAAGGTAGTAATCAAGGGAGAACTACAGACCAAGAAACTGGTATTCTCAGGCGACTTGGGCAGATATCATGACCCGCTGCTATACCCCCCTACACTCATCCCGGAAGCAGATTTGGTATGGATAGAGTCAACCTACGGAGACCGTATTTCCACAGCAGTCAAACCTGAAGAAGAGCTGGCAGCCGCCATCAATGATATTTTCTCCCGGGATGGGCTGGCTATCATTCCGGCGTTTGCTGTTGGGCGTACCCAGTTGCTCATGTATTATCTCTACCAGTTGATCAAAAAAGGAAAAATCCCGAATGTGCCTATTTATCTGGATTCACCTATGGCTATCAACGTGTCCCAACTTTACAGGGAGTTCCATCAGGATCATCAGTTGATAGCCGTATTGGAGGATACAGACCATCACCCCTTCCAGCATTCCAACCTGCACTATATCCGTAAACAAGAGCAATCCCGTATGCTGAATGACCTTAAAGAAAAGGCCATTATTATCTCAGCGAGCGGAATGGCCACAGGCGGCCGTGTACTCCATCATCTCATGCATCACCTGCCCAATGAAAGGAACGGTGTTATTTTCGTAGGTTATCAAGCGGAAGGAACCCGGGGCAGGCGGCTTGTGAATGGGGAGTCGGGAATAAGGATTTTTGGCCAGGAGGTTCCTGTGAAAGCAAAAGTTTACAATGTTGAGGGCTTATCTGCCCATGCTGATCAAAATGAACTGATGGAGTGGGCGGAAGGATTCAGTGTAAAACCTAAACTGGCCTTTATGATCCATGGGGAAGAGAAGAGCGCCACAGTGCTTGCCGAAAAACTTAAAAAAGAATTGGGATGGAATACCGTGATTCCAAATTATTTGGAATCATTTATGCTGTTTGAGGGAATTTGA